Part of the Caulifigura coniformis genome, AGCCGTCGGCGAGCCGACGGGGCATCGGGCCGGAGTAGTCCATCCATTCGGCCGGCTGGTCGAAAAGGTTTTTCTCTCCTGTCGCTCCGGTACTGCTGGTCAGTTTTCCTTCGCCGAACGCGGCCGAGATGCTGCGGGCGACACGGACGGCGAAGAAGCCGAAGTTGGTTTTCTGGAACTCGAGTTCCTCGGCCCGCGGGGTGAACCGCGAGGTGAGTTCGATGGTGTATTCGCCGTCGGTGAGGGGGTGGATTTCGATGACGAGGTCGTGTTCGAGGAGCAACTGGGGATCGTGGCCATCGAACCATCCGAGCTTCACGGCCGCGCGGGCGTAGTCGTCGTGATCTTCAAGGGCGACCCACTGGAGCTGGCGGATGAAGGCGGGGGAATTGTTGGCCCAGAAATTGATTCCGAGAACCTTGTTGTGGGCGAACCAGGCGGAGTCGTGATGGTCGTGATCGGGCGCGCCGGGGTGCCCCATGCGCGTGAGTGATTCTCCCGACACGGGCCCGTTCACTGGGAAGAGGAAGGGACGTTTCCAACGGTCGCTGAAATTCCAGGCGGCGACCTCGCGTCCCTCGATGCGAAAGCTGAAGCGGTCATCCGGAAGCGGGAGGACTTCGCAGCGGGTGATCCCGGGCATCACTGGTTCTCCGGTGAGTGAAGAGAGATGCTGCAGTTTAATGGCCGGTGGGTTGGGGGTCTTGTGGTGAAAGCGGAGGCGCACGTGGTGATGAATTGGAATCGCTGGCCACGTTTGACCGGAGGCGAACACCTTCCGCTCACACCTGCGGGGAGGAAACTCTTATGACTCGTTCGATGACGCGTCGTGATGCGTGCCGCTTGATGGCTGTGACGCCGGCGATCCTGTCGCTCGGCGTCGACGTCGTGTGCGGCGCGGAGGGGGCACATCCGCTCGATGCAGCGACTCTGAAGGAGATTCGCGACGCGGCGGAGTCGGCGATCGAATCGGCTAACCGGCAGCTGGCGGCAGACCCGTCGGGCGTTGCGGCGCTCTCCAAGCGCGGGGACGCCCTGTTCACTCTCGGGCGGTTTGAAGAGGCGGTTCATGATTACGACGCGATGCTGAAGGCCGATCCTTCGCTCGATGCGTCACACTGGCGTCGCGGGATCGCCTGCTTCTATGCAGGGCGGGCGGAGGAGGGGGCGAAACAGTTCGAGCGCTATCACTCGTTCGACAACGTCGATCGGGAGAACGGCATCTGGCGGTTCCTGTGCCAGACGAAGTCGGTCGGCCTGGAGAAGGCCCGCGAGTCGCTGCTGAAGTATGAAAAGGATGATCGGGAGCCGTTCCCCGCCGTGTTCAAGCTGTTCGCGGGGACGATCACCGAACAGGAGATTCTGGAGGGGATCGCGGCGGCAAAGATTTCCGAAGCCGAGCGCCAGAGCCGGCTGTTCTACGCCGACCTGTACATCGGGCTGAACCATGCGGTTCAGGATCGGCCAGTGGAAGCGCAGGGGGCCCTCGCGCGGGCGACGAAGAACGCGTGGCCACGAACGGCGGGATATGGTCCGCGGTGGATGTGGCATGTGGGGCGGGTGCACTGGGAGCTGCTGGAGGCGGAGCGGCAACGGCGTCCGTCGTAGGCTGCGGCCGCTGGACTCGTTACAGGCGCGGGGCGTCGTTCTCGTGGAGATCGGGAATTGCCATACTGGCGGAGTGCTGTTTGAACCCGGAGCAATCTGATGTCGATTTCAACACGTCGGACCTGGCTGCAATCGACCCTGGCCGCGGGCGCGCTGGCCGCGACGCCGGCCGTTCATGGGGAAGTTCCCGGTGCCCGGAAGGGGCGCATCCGGCAGTCGCTGGTGAACTGGTGCTACGAGAAACACTTTCCGTCGCTCGACGCCTTCTGCCAGGCGGCAGTCGATCTTGGCTGCGTGAGCATTGAACTGATCGACCCGAAACACTGGCCGACGCTCAAGAAGCATGGGCTGACGTGCGCGATCGCGGGGAGCCACGGATTCAAAGTGGGATTCAACAACCGGGGCGAATGGGATGAGTGCATCCAGAAGCTGAGGTCGCGGATCGACGAGTGCGTGGCGTTCGGCGTCGACCGGGTAATCACGTTCACCGGGATGGCGAACGGGATCTCGAAGGAGGTGGGGGCGGACAACTGCGTCGAGGGGCTCAAGAAGATCGTGGGCTACGCGGAAGAGAAGAAAGTGACGCTGTGCCTGG contains:
- a CDS encoding DUF6807 domain-containing protein — protein: MPGITRCEVLPLPDDRFSFRIEGREVAAWNFSDRWKRPFLFPVNGPVSGESLTRMGHPGAPDHDHHDSAWFAHNKVLGINFWANNSPAFIRQLQWVALEDHDDYARAAVKLGWFDGHDPQLLLEHDLVIEIHPLTDGEYTIELTSRFTPRAEELEFQKTNFGFFAVRVARSISAAFGEGKLTSSTGATGEKNLFDQPAEWMDYSGPMPRRLADGWREAIPEGITLFDHPQNPRTPSTWHVRNDGWMSPSVCHAGSLIVRKAEPLRLRYLLHAHAGQWNAERANALLKQWQSRPALTTKKSTRPHHHFDIVTSD
- a CDS encoding tetratricopeptide repeat protein, giving the protein MTRSMTRRDACRLMAVTPAILSLGVDVVCGAEGAHPLDAATLKEIRDAAESAIESANRQLAADPSGVAALSKRGDALFTLGRFEEAVHDYDAMLKADPSLDASHWRRGIACFYAGRAEEGAKQFERYHSFDNVDRENGIWRFLCQTKSVGLEKARESLLKYEKDDREPFPAVFKLFAGTITEQEILEGIAAAKISEAERQSRLFYADLYIGLNHAVQDRPVEAQGALARATKNAWPRTAGYGPRWMWHVGRVHWELLEAERQRRPS
- a CDS encoding hydroxypyruvate isomerase family protein yields the protein MSISTRRTWLQSTLAAGALAATPAVHGEVPGARKGRIRQSLVNWCYEKHFPSLDAFCQAAVDLGCVSIELIDPKHWPTLKKHGLTCAIAGSHGFKVGFNNRGEWDECIQKLRSRIDECVAFGVDRVITFTGMANGISKEVGADNCVEGLKKIVGYAEEKKVTLCLEHLNSRDDSHPMKGHPGYQGDHCDWCIDVLKRVGSPRLKLLFDIYHVQIMDGDVIRRLKQHKEYLGHIHTAGNPGRGELDENQEINYPAVMKTLIDIGYDGFVGQEFIPTRDALAGLKQAVAACDV